The following nucleotide sequence is from Pungitius pungitius chromosome 6, fPunPun2.1, whole genome shotgun sequence.
CCCACTGAGCTCCTGGAGCAAAGAACAGCAGTTTAACGTTACAAACACCAAGTCAAGTCAGAGGGTTCACcccaaacattttattaatgtcTCGTTTGCAGCTTAAAAATAAAGCTTTCCATTATTAAAAGGTCAGAAGGCATAAAAAGGATCTAATGCATCAAGTATTCAAACTTTAGCCTAATCCTCAAAGTTGCTCAGTACAATAATACATTGACAAAGGTCCATCTGGTTGTGGTGTCCACTTACCAGTCTTAGTCGCATGACCTTGGCTTCCTGTTCCACAGTCTGAGTCACAGCAGCTACAGGCTTTATGGTTGCCACTGGCCTCCCTCCACCTGTCGAACAAAGCACCGCCTCTTACGGTCACACTaaagaaaagcctttttatCCCTGCAGGGGTCGAACTAGGTTAcgataacatttaaataaagttgctGGACATCTGCTCTGGAGCGGGAGAGGCagaatgcatgctgggagtcgTAGAGTCTCACCCGTTGGAGAAGGAGCAGGCCTTGTTGGTGGCATCAACAGGTACTGCAGCTACCGTGGCCCTCACGTTGCAGGTGATGTAGATCTGCACagacacaaagggggggggggggggggggggggtttagtagAGTTAGTAGCCATGGTCAGGTAAATTCTAACAGGCAGGAGATCTCTTCTCACCACGCCGTTGCTGTCCTGCTGGAATTTGAAGGCCTCCAACTGGAACTGCAGCTTCTCGTTCTGCGAGCGCGGCAGGAACCGAGAGCTGGAGCCGGTCAGCTGACTGTCGAACAGACACCTGAACCGCAAACCAACAAACCCTAAAAATACTGCACTTGGGAGGACGAGTCaggttttattataaaaaaggaGCCGCTCCGGTGGACCCACCCGCCATTTCCCAGGAAGACGTAGCGAGGGACGGTGTCGACGTGCGAGAGCGTCGTGGCCACGCAGCGGTCCACCGTCACTCTGAGTGGGACGTGGTGAAACTGCCGGACAGATACCTCGAACTTCATCATGTCGCCCAAGAAGAACTCAGCGGCTGGACGAGAGAACTGCCAATCATCTGAGGAGGGAGGGCGGAACGAAGAGTTAACGCCAAAGCATTGTGGCGTCCAATAAAAAGACCAACTGAGCCTGATGGTAGAAAAGGTACAAGTGAATTTATAGAAACAAGGTTGAAACGATGGGCAAGTCTCGTAGGATCTCAGAAAGGCTGCACCAGGGAAGCACTGATGCAGTTTGAAGAAACCCACCGGTCACGAGTTTGATGGAGAAGTACAGCTGATCCTCAGAGGCACTGGAGCGACTGAAGGGACTCAAGGTCGGAGTCAACACCGCGCTGCTCACGTCCTGCTTCCTGAAACGGTTACAGCCTCAGCAAAGAAACGTGTGGCAGATTGAACATCCAGATAGACCTTCCAAAAACGACATTTTCTGGTTCAGCCTGGTAAAATGTGACCTGTGGTAGTGACACTGGATGTCGATTGCGGCGTCTCTGGCTCGGGTGATTTGAGTGGAGCCCAGAGGGCTGGGAGAGTAGAGCAGCGTGAAGACGTAGACGAACGAGTCCTCAGACATCTGAAACCCCCAAAAATTAAAATTACGGTCCACCAGAAAGActgttaaaataaacattttgggGTATTTAGCTGCTGAAGACAAACACCTCCTTCAGGagatggtggagaccaaaaacagagctcAAAGCAGCAAAGTCTCAATACTGAAATTATCCACTGTGTCGATGTCAGTGCTAAACTGAAAGCCTTTAATGTGTAAAATTCATCCCTTCACATTAAcccctcaccagcagctggctGCCACATCCGTGCAGCGGGGACTCGAAGAGCAGGACCTGCCTCTCCGGGTCGTCCCCGGTGGCGGGACATCCGCCCAGCGAGAGGTCTGCAGACAGGACCGGTTCGCCCACCCCCAGCAGGTCCTTCTTGGCCTCCACCCAGACGTAGTTCTCCCCGCAGATGGCGGTGATGCTTTCCGCCGCCACCGGAACCTTGACCTCGAACTCCGGCGGGAACCGAGGCTCCTCCTCGGCCGGGTTCTCTGGAAACCTCCAGGACAAGCGTTCCTCACGAGGCGGAGTCTTCTGGAACGGAGCTGGGAGACGACAGGCATTACAAGGAGTGCAACTCGTTGGTCTTCATCCCTTAGGAGctctggaaaaaataaaaaatgtacctGAACGTTGATGGTTTGGATTGGCCTGGTGAGTCTTCCACTTGAAGTCCTGTGCGGCTGAAAAGGCTCCAAAGAAAAGGCATAACACGATCGCGCTGTACATGGTCATGCTGTCAGTCTCCTCTGGTTTGCAACACACTCGCCTGTGCAGCAGATCAAGGGTTGTAGGGTTGGTTTCGGCTCCTcttctccccgcccccccccttttgattGACTTGATTGCTCCCCAGCTGGGCCTCGTTCACCTGCAATAAGCTGACTCACCTGAGCTTGATGTAAAACACACAGACCGTTTGCAAAGGTGCCAACTCTGATGGAGCCGTTCTCCACACGTCATGGTCCTCGCACCTTTGACCGCATGCAGCCTCCATGACACATGTAACATGTCAACACCCCTTTTTACTCAAGTACAATGCTTATACGGCTGTATTGCAGATTTTATTgtgaagcctgtgtgtgtgtgtgtgtgtgtgtgtgtgtgtcgggtaATTAAGGTCCTGATGGAGTTCATCCTGTTAAAATTGTTTATGAATCATTAGAAGCAGAAGAATTTGCTCTCCCTCACGTGTCCTTCATGGAGATAATTAGTCCAGCCAAGGTCACAATaatcatgcgcacacacacacacacacacacacacacacacacgctttcctGGTGATGAAGGTCTGAAGAGGgacgaagaagaaaaatgagaagagaaagacaaaaagaaggacaagaagTAGAACATTTTTGGTGTATATGTacttatatgtatttatatccATAGTTCATACTTGATTTCATTTGATGAGTTTCCAAAATTAAATGCATGCAAATGCATTAAATACTCAAATATCtgtaaaatatgaatacatCCACCTATAAACAAAGACTTTGTAAGCTATCAAAGAAAATTATTGATAATTTATCTGGAGCaactaaatgtatgaataatatTGATTATCTATCAATCTCTAAAaccttaatatatatatatatatatatatatatgtatcataTTGGAGAAGGTTTAACAGAGTGTGTGAACAGCCTCGTGGGCCGTTAGCTGCTCACCTTCACTGATATTAATgagctctctctctgctcatttcctttatttattaACCGCTAACAgccagagtgtttgtgtgtgcgtctgcgtgtgcgtctgcgtgcgtgtgtgaacGCTTCAGTCGTTTAAGTTTAATGTCGTGATATTTTTAAGCGAACGTGGCGGTTTTCGTTTTCTTTTCTCGAACACGAAGCAGTTtgttaatgatgatgatgatggcagcaggttCTGGGGACGACCTTGATGAGGAAGTGAGAGTTTTTAGAAGACTAAACTTTGCTGTGATGAAACTCGacaatcatctctctctctctctgtattgtatggtatatatatgtatatatactgtatatataccgTACAATAAAGGGTTAAAAGTCGCATACACAAGTATTAGTCAACAAAGACATTGTGGGGACGTGGCGGCGGTGGGCACTCGGACaggtggggtcaaaggtcgtcaGAAGACAAGCGAGCACTGTTGGGGAATCTGCTGAGCGCCGCGCTTTctttttgacctctgacccccaccATACATACTATAACAACATTCCTCCTCTGCTGTCCAACTAGTGACTTCAGAAAcagactttatttaaaaaggtattCTCCATCAAACACAAAGATTACTGAAATAACATcaacatttctaaatgtattGTTAAATGTCTGAGAAGGGGTAAATGATTCAAGAGAGGGTCAGTGAAATATCCAAGGGAATAATCATCAAATATAGAGAGCTGCAGTCAGAgctcctgaggggggggggtgaaggcaaGTAAGTAAGATTTTATAAATACATGCTCAAGAATGATCTGAAATCCTCCCATCATCGTCACCTGGAAGgtgacaggaagtcagaagaagaagaagaagaagagcgggaTGTTTAGCCCTCTCCAACATCGACTCCTCCCGGACCTCAGAGGACTCCAAACACATTTCAGCTCCTTAGTGCAGACACAGAGGAGCCGACTGAGCCgattaatgaaatgaaatgagggtGAACATCATATATTATAATAACACTATATAATAAAACATGCTGTACTTTGGGGGCGTAGCTCATTATGTCCCATTAGTCTGATATAAAATGTGAGCTATTAGAGCTTATCTATCAGAAATCTGCCTTTGATTAAAAGAGCGTTCTCAGCCTGATGAGAATGTGATGTACCAAGGAACCTGCTACCTGGAAACCTGGTACCATGACGACAGGATTCAACATTTAGGTTAAATTTGGCAAATCTGAAATCATTcgtacaattaaaaaaagaatgaagatgtttaaaatacacagaAGAAAACCTTCTTGTGTGAGAAGCTTCTTTCCACAGCGGAGACAAAGCGACAGGAAGTGAAAAGTGTCGGTTCCAGCGCTTTGAGAGGCGAGCGATGAAGGTGGCGATGCTTCATGCAGCCTGACagctcttcatctccttcatttCTCCACGGCTGGATTTTCAGGTTCATTTTCGCCTCCTCGTCCGTCACTCACAAACAATAACATCCCTGTCAGGCGTGATGGACAGCCGGGGCCGGGGCCGTCTGCAGACCTCCACCCTCAATAAAACGAAGTCTTATGACCCTACACCCAGTCTAATGAAGTCTACACCCAGTGTGAACTGGTCCAAACCAGCCTAAACAGGCCTTGCCCCCTCTCTGTCCACTTTTCATTCACATATTTAACATGACTGTATAAAATGTTCtatttaaatataaacaatgattattattaataagCTTCTTATTCAACAAATATGAGCGTGGTATCATCTCTCTATTAAAACGGTCTGTCCAGGAGTCCAGACTTTAGACGTCTTGGTCTGGGATGAAGTTGTGCTGATGCAGTCTGATCGCtgcatattttaacatttatgcTGCTTTTTGCCCCGCGGATCCTTTTTCAGGGACCGACTCGTGAATCGCTGATTAACAGTCGGGATGATGCACATTTTGACTGAGatgtttgatgtatttttaaGGTAAGGAGACATATTAtaagggttttctttttgtgtcccaGTAGCTCTGGTGAAAATTGATGTAATAAATAGACAATTAGTCTGACATCTGTTTCCAGTTCTCGTCTGACGAGAGACTTCTTTCTGATTAGCTCCGGTGCGAACGGctcattaatatttcattatCTCCCTGCAGCTCGTCCTCCGGTCGTGACTTCGCCCGAGGCCCCGCGCCCGCCTGACCGTGCTCACGTTGGCATGTGAAGTCATGTTGGGGGTCACGTGTGTCTAAatgccacctgtcaatcaaacgtcAGTGGTGACGGGGAGAGTGGGGACGTGGGGGACGCCGTCCCTGGTGTCCCTTTGATGTTTGATGATCATTCTCTGGTACAGTCGGTCGGACCCCTTTcggcttgttgttttttcactctctttgtgattctttttctttctttatcccCGGATGCAGCCGATGCCGCTCCGATAGGCCTGGTCATCGCTCCTCTCTGAAGCGTCGCCGGGGCAACGGTGACCTTGCCAACGGGACCCCTGTTTGACGCTAATGAGGAGACGCTTGGGGAGAGAAGAACGTAGAGAAATATTGGCAGATttgatcaattcaattcaattcattttattttgtatggcccaaaatcgcaaattacaaatttgcctcagagggctttacagtctgtacacatgcaacatcctctgtcccgaaaccctcacatcggcacaggaaaaactccccaaaatatgaaaaaaacccttcaatggggaaaaaagggaagaaaccttagggagaacgtcagaggagggatccctctcccgggatggacagactgcaatggatgtcatgtgtacagaatcaacaatgtaaaagatgtacaatacattcaatttctctaactgaaatgatacaagtaattgcaagtagcagaagaggtgtacggcaggaccactgcagggacaacctccatcagatcgaaccaccatccacagaggcttctgtggggagggagagcagaaagatgttggtttttgatgacagtaatatgaatcatatttaaagtaatgatgatggcagcagcaggtgtcagcagagccatgagccaggagtcagaaccggggtccgcacgaaactatgatccacggagacctgctaggggagaaagcacaaaaaactcccggaaagaagcttaattagtgatgtacattaataaaacatggatgattgtgggaggagagtgtgagagtgaaagaggggctcggtgtgtcctaagaagtcccccggcagtctaagcctagagcagcttaactaagggctggtccaggctaacctgagccagccctaactataagcaatatcaaagaggaacgttttaagctttatcttaaatgaactgaccgagtctgccccccggactgaaagtggaagctggttccacaaaagaggagcttgataactgaaggctctggcccccatcctactttttaaaactctaggaaccacaagtagcccagcatctatggagcgtagatgccttgtaggacaatacggtgtaacaagctctttaagataagacggtgcctcaccagcaagtgccttgtaggtgaggagaagtaccttaaattctattcttgatttaacaggaagccagtgcagagaagttaatacaggagttatatgatcccatttcttagttcttgttaatacacgtgctgcagcattctgaatcagctggagaggtttaagcgatttacaagagcagcctgataacaaagaattacagtaatccagtctagaagtaacaaatgcatgaactagtttttctgcatcactttgagacaggaagttcctgatttttgatatattccgtagatgaaaaaaggcagtccttgaagtcttctttatatgagagttgaaggacatatcctggtcgaagagaactccaagatttctgacggtgctgttggataccagagcaattccatccatagagactgtatcacgtgacagctgacttcgaaggcgctctgggcctatcatgataacttccgttttttccgagtttaacatcaggaagttgcaggtcatccaggttttgatgtctccaagacagtcctgaagtctaacaagttggttggtgtcttctggcttgatcgatagatacagttgagtatcgtctgcataacaatggaagtttatgcggtgttttctgataacgtcgcccaaaggaagcatgtacagggtaaatagaatcggtccaagcacagaaccttgtgggactccgtgaccaacattcgtggtcctcgatgattcaccgttcacaaacacaaactgggatcgatccgataaata
It contains:
- the LOC119196163 gene encoding zona pellucida sperm-binding protein 3-like yields the protein MTMYSAIVLCLFFGAFSAAQDFKWKTHQANPNHQRSAPFQKTPPREERLSWRFPENPAEEEPRFPPEFEVKVPVAAESITAICGENYVWVEAKKDLLGVGEPVLSADLSLGGCPATGDDPERQVLLFESPLHGCGSQLLMSEDSFVYVFTLLYSPSPLGSTQITRARDAAIDIQCHYHRKQDVSSAVLTPTLSPFSRSSASEDQLYFSIKLVTDDWQFSRPAAEFFLGDMMKFEVSVRQFHHVPLRVTVDRCVATTLSHVDTVPRYVFLGNGGCLFDSQLTGSSSRFLPRSQNEKLQFQLEAFKFQQDSNGVIYITCNVRATVAAVPVDATNKACSFSNGWREASGNHKACSCCDSDCGTGSQGHATKTGAQWEEERAVGPITVKEKPLRQPDAPLVRGWK